A genome region from Streptomyces sp. S4.7 includes the following:
- a CDS encoding non-ribosomal peptide synthetase: MSDPVNGGRPLNEAQSGVWYAQRMDPLNPVFNMGGYLEINGPADPELLKAAVTALVAEDETARITFSEVDGVPRQHFGDAPDFTVALLDVSAEPDPVAAARRRMLDDLGTVPDLERGPLFHHILFAVGPDRYFWYNRAHHLINDGYSATLMRRRAAELYASLAGAAGPGTPYGSFERLLAEQDAYATSKARARDAVYWKNVMAGAEYPAGPGAAGALTHRISRQTSSVDEEVFGRLVAFGARAGISWQQAVLAAAALHRRLWTGDPDVLLSLPVSGRLGKDGMTVPGMMANVIPLRCRVDNAETCEEFAARVAALTLRAQWHQRYDSADLMRDLGWPANGRRRFGPVVNIVVAGEQSSFAGIPAVGHLLSTGGTAEDLSLTVSRGPDGGLRVDFTIDEAYRESVDLSAYERTFHQIVASMTSESGVLVGEVEVMSARERELVLHAWNDTVRPVAGVTLGGRFEEQAERDPDATALIFEDEHLSYGELNARANRLAHHLITHQGVRRGRTVGVLIERGITFATALLAVTKTGATYAVLDPDFPDERLALIAGDAEPVTVLAHGPTHGRLAGTVDLDALSVDDHPVTNPVSGGHPEDGASIMYTSGSTGRPKAILTPHRALTGTVLNQDYATFGPGQRFLQCSPVSWDAFSLEFWGALLHGATCVLQPGQRPEPTLINQLAHQHRITMLQLSSSLFNYLTDEHPDTFTHTQHASTGGEPASPTHTHHLQKQHPHLTLTNGYGPAESMGYTTTHTLPQPTTHTPTNNPVPIGRPITNKHTYILDTHLQPVPPGVTGEIYLAGTGLAHGYQHQPTLTATHFIPNPYGPPGTRLYRTGDLAHHTPNGQLHYHGRTDHQIKIRGFRIEPTEIHNALLQHPHITQTTTTTTTDTTGNTQLNAYATLHPQHTTTTPTQLRHWLRNTLPDHLIPTHITILPKLPLTPNGKIDHKALPTPHTTTTQGRPPRTPQEEILCTLYTQTLNLTHPTTIDDNFFDLGGHSLLAAKLTTRIRTTLHTNLTIRDIFQNPTPATLTHHITTQAHGPGRERPPLTAGDRPERLPLSYAQRRLWFLAALGEQGTAYNVPLSVRIDGELDADALRAAFGDLAGRHEVLRTVFGSERGEPYQTVLAPEDNRVVFEQETADADTLDERLRAAAGHTFDLNAEPPLRVTLFDLGDDRHVLLVLLHHIATDGQSLRPLFDDLSAAYASRREGTAPTWTPLPVQYADYALWQHRLLGDSSDDKSVLAEGLAFWREALKDLPEELGLVLDRPRPAVAGQSGDAVVVEFGPELRTHVVELARAEGCTVFMVLQAALAATLTRLGAGEDIPLGSPVAGRTDDALGELVGFFVNTLVLRTDTSGNPSFRELLDRVRTADLDAFAHQETPFDLVIEATSPVRSLARHPLFQICLALESGAAEDVRLAGTRSGPGTFVDNRSAKFDLEFLLREDVAAGITGAVLFSTDIFDRSTVQRLVDGFSRVLDQVTAEPGVLVGEVEVMSARERELVLHAWNDTVRPVAGVTLGGRFEEQAERDPDATALIFEDEHLSYGELNARANRLAHHLITHQGVRRGRTVGVLIERGITFATALLAVTKTGATYAVLDPEFPDERLGLITDEARPVVVLTHRPTGDRLTAVATLDLDSLDLDGHSTANPVPGGHPEDGASIMYTSGSTGRPKAILTPHRALTGTVLNQDYATFGPGQRFLQCSPVSWDAFSLEFWGALLHGATCVLQPGQRPEPTLINQLAHQHRITMLQLSSSLFNYLTDEHPDTFTHTQHASTGGEPASPTHTHHLQKQHPHLTLTNGYGPAESMGYTTTHTLPQPTTHTPTNNPVPIGRPITNKHTYLLDTHLQPVPPGVTGEIYLAGTGLAHGYQHQPTLTATHFIPNPYGPPGTRLYRTGDLAHHTPNGQLHYHGRTDHQIKIRGFRIEPTEIHNALLQHPHITQTTTTTTTDTTGNTQLNAYATLHPQHTTTTPTQLRHWLRNTLPDHLIPTHITILPKLPLTPNGKIDHKALPTPHTTTTQGRPPRTPQEEILCTLYTQTLNLTHPTTIDDNFFDLGGHSLLAAKLTTRIRTTLHTNLTIRDIFQNPTPATLTHHITTLTEAAPRQRKRPVLRRRTEAGTPL; this comes from the coding sequence ATGTCTGATCCGGTGAACGGCGGACGTCCGCTCAACGAGGCGCAGTCGGGGGTGTGGTACGCGCAGCGGATGGATCCGCTCAACCCCGTCTTCAACATGGGGGGCTATCTGGAGATCAACGGTCCCGCCGATCCGGAACTCCTCAAGGCGGCGGTGACGGCCCTGGTGGCGGAGGACGAGACCGCGCGCATCACCTTCAGCGAAGTGGACGGCGTGCCCCGGCAGCACTTCGGCGACGCGCCGGACTTCACCGTGGCACTGCTCGACGTCAGTGCGGAACCGGATCCCGTGGCAGCCGCGCGACGGCGGATGCTCGACGACCTGGGTACCGTGCCCGACCTCGAACGGGGCCCGCTCTTCCATCACATCCTCTTCGCGGTGGGCCCCGACCGCTACTTCTGGTACAACCGTGCGCACCATCTGATCAACGACGGCTACAGCGCGACCCTGATGCGACGCAGGGCCGCCGAGCTGTACGCGTCTCTCGCCGGGGCCGCGGGACCGGGCACCCCGTACGGCTCGTTCGAACGTCTGCTGGCGGAGCAGGACGCGTACGCCACCTCGAAGGCACGCGCCAGGGACGCCGTGTACTGGAAGAACGTCATGGCCGGCGCGGAGTATCCGGCGGGTCCGGGAGCGGCCGGGGCGCTCACGCACCGGATCAGCCGGCAGACGTCGTCGGTGGACGAGGAGGTCTTCGGGCGGCTCGTCGCGTTCGGCGCACGCGCGGGGATCTCGTGGCAGCAGGCGGTGCTGGCGGCGGCGGCCCTGCACCGCAGGCTGTGGACGGGCGACCCGGACGTCCTGCTGAGCCTGCCGGTGTCGGGGCGGCTCGGCAAGGACGGTATGACCGTGCCCGGCATGATGGCGAACGTCATCCCGCTGCGCTGCCGGGTCGACAACGCGGAGACGTGCGAGGAGTTCGCCGCCCGGGTGGCGGCGCTGACCCTGCGCGCGCAGTGGCACCAGCGGTACGACTCGGCCGATCTGATGCGTGACCTGGGGTGGCCGGCGAACGGGCGCCGCCGGTTCGGTCCGGTGGTCAACATCGTCGTCGCCGGGGAGCAGTCGTCGTTCGCGGGGATTCCGGCCGTGGGGCATCTGCTCTCGACCGGGGGAACCGCCGAGGATCTCTCGCTCACGGTCAGCCGCGGTCCCGACGGGGGGCTGCGGGTCGACTTCACGATCGACGAGGCGTACCGGGAGAGCGTCGACCTCTCGGCGTACGAGCGGACCTTCCATCAGATCGTCGCCTCGATGACCTCGGAGTCGGGGGTGTTGGTGGGTGAGGTGGAGGTGATGTCTGCGCGGGAGCGGGAGTTGGTGCTCCACGCGTGGAACGACACGGTGCGGCCGGTGGCGGGTGTCACGCTGGGCGGGCGGTTCGAGGAGCAGGCGGAACGGGACCCGGACGCGACAGCGCTGATCTTCGAGGACGAGCACCTGTCCTACGGGGAGTTGAACGCGAGGGCCAACAGACTGGCGCACCATCTGATCACTCATCAGGGAGTGCGCCGGGGACGGACCGTCGGCGTTCTGATCGAGCGGGGCATCACCTTCGCCACCGCGCTGCTCGCCGTGACCAAGACGGGAGCGACGTACGCGGTCCTCGACCCGGACTTTCCCGATGAGCGCCTTGCCCTCATCGCCGGAGACGCGGAGCCGGTCACCGTGCTGGCCCATGGGCCGACACATGGCCGGCTCGCGGGCACGGTCGACCTCGACGCCCTGTCCGTCGATGATCACCCGGTCACGAATCCCGTCTCGGGTGGGCATCCGGAGGACGGGGCGTCGATCATGTACACCTCCGGATCGACGGGCCGGCCCAAAGCCATCCTCACCCCCCACCGCGCACTGACCGGCACCGTACTCAACCAGGACTACGCCACCTTCGGACCCGGCCAGCGCTTCCTCCAGTGCTCACCCGTCTCCTGGGACGCCTTCTCACTCGAATTCTGGGGCGCACTCCTCCACGGAGCCACCTGCGTACTCCAACCAGGACAACGCCCCGAACCCACCCTCATCAACCAACTCGCCCACCAACACCGCATCACCATGCTCCAACTCTCCTCCAGCCTCTTCAACTACCTCACCGACGAACACCCCGACACCTTCACCCACACCCAACACGCCTCAACCGGCGGCGAACCCGCCTCACCCACCCACACCCACCACCTCCAGAAACAACACCCCCACCTCACCCTCACCAACGGATACGGCCCCGCCGAATCCATGGGCTACACCACCACCCACACCCTCCCCCAACCCACCACCCACACCCCCACCAACAACCCCGTCCCCATCGGCCGACCCATCACCAACAAACACACCTACATCCTCGACACCCACCTCCAACCCGTCCCACCCGGCGTCACCGGCGAAATCTACCTCGCCGGCACCGGACTCGCCCACGGCTACCAACACCAACCCACCCTCACCGCAACCCACTTCATCCCCAACCCCTACGGACCCCCCGGCACCCGCCTCTACCGAACCGGCGACCTCGCCCACCACACACCCAACGGCCAACTCCACTACCACGGCCGCACCGACCACCAAATCAAAATCCGCGGCTTCCGCATCGAACCCACCGAAATACACAACGCCCTCCTCCAACACCCCCACATCACCCAAACCACCACCACAACCACCACCGACACCACCGGCAACACCCAACTCAACGCCTACGCCACCCTCCACCCCCAACACACCACCACCACACCAACCCAACTCCGCCACTGGCTACGCAACACACTCCCCGACCACCTCATCCCCACCCACATCACCATCCTCCCCAAACTCCCCCTCACCCCCAACGGCAAAATCGACCACAAAGCACTCCCCACACCCCACACCACCACCACCCAAGGACGACCACCCCGCACCCCCCAAGAAGAAATCCTCTGCACCCTCTACACCCAAACACTCAACCTCACCCACCCCACCACCATCGACGACAACTTCTTCGACCTCGGCGGACACTCCCTCCTCGCCGCCAAACTCACCACCCGCATCCGCACCACACTCCACACCAACCTCACCATCCGCGACATCTTCCAAAACCCCACCCCCGCCACCCTCACCCACCACATCACCACCCAGGCACACGGACCCGGGCGCGAGCGCCCGCCGCTGACCGCCGGCGACCGGCCGGAGCGGCTGCCGCTCTCGTACGCGCAGCGCCGTCTGTGGTTCCTCGCCGCGCTCGGGGAGCAGGGCACCGCGTACAACGTGCCCCTCTCGGTGCGGATCGACGGAGAGCTGGACGCCGACGCGCTGCGCGCCGCCTTCGGTGACCTGGCGGGCAGGCACGAAGTGCTGCGGACGGTGTTCGGGTCGGAGCGGGGTGAGCCGTACCAGACCGTCCTGGCTCCCGAGGACAACCGGGTCGTCTTCGAACAGGAGACGGCGGACGCGGACACGCTCGACGAGCGGCTGCGCGCGGCGGCCGGGCACACCTTCGACCTCAACGCCGAACCCCCGCTGCGGGTGACGCTCTTCGACCTCGGCGACGACAGGCACGTCCTGCTCGTGCTGCTGCACCACATCGCCACCGACGGCCAGTCGCTGCGTCCGCTCTTCGACGACCTCTCCGCGGCCTACGCCTCCCGGCGTGAAGGAACGGCACCGACTTGGACACCGCTGCCCGTGCAGTACGCGGACTACGCGCTGTGGCAGCACCGCCTGCTCGGCGACAGTTCGGACGACAAGAGCGTGCTCGCCGAGGGGCTGGCGTTCTGGCGCGAGGCGCTCAAGGATCTGCCCGAGGAGCTGGGACTGGTCCTGGACCGGCCGCGGCCCGCCGTGGCGGGCCAGAGCGGTGACGCGGTCGTGGTGGAATTCGGTCCGGAACTGCGCACCCACGTCGTGGAGTTGGCCAGGGCCGAGGGCTGCACGGTGTTCATGGTGCTCCAGGCCGCGCTGGCCGCGACGCTGACCCGGCTGGGCGCGGGCGAGGACATTCCGCTCGGGTCCCCGGTGGCGGGCCGCACCGACGACGCCCTGGGCGAGCTGGTCGGATTCTTCGTCAACACGCTGGTGCTGCGGACCGACACCTCGGGCAATCCGTCGTTCCGTGAACTGCTCGACCGGGTGCGCACGGCCGATCTGGACGCCTTCGCCCATCAGGAGACGCCGTTCGACCTCGTGATCGAGGCCACCAGCCCGGTACGGTCACTGGCCCGGCATCCGCTGTTCCAGATCTGCCTGGCGCTGGAGAGCGGGGCGGCCGAGGACGTACGGCTCGCCGGTACGCGGTCGGGCCCCGGCACGTTCGTGGACAACCGCTCCGCCAAGTTCGACCTGGAGTTCCTGCTGCGCGAGGACGTGGCGGCCGGCATCACCGGCGCGGTCCTGTTCAGTACCGACATCTTCGACCGGTCGACGGTGCAGCGTCTGGTCGACGGCTTCTCACGGGTCCTGGACCAGGTCACCGCTGAACCCGGGGTGTTGGTGGGTGAGGTGGAGGTGATGTCTGCGCGGGAGCGGGAGTTGGTGCTCCACGCGTGGAACGACACGGTGCGGCCGGTGGCGGGTGTCACGCTGGGCGGGCGGTTCGAGGAGCAGGCGGAACGGGACCCGGACGCGACAGCGCTGATCTTCGAGGACGAGCACCTGTCCTACGGGGAGTTGAACGCGAGGGCCAACAGACTCGCGCACCATCTGATTACTCATCAGGGAGTGCGCCGGGGACGGACCGTCGGCGTTCTGATCGAGCGGGGCATCACCTTCGCCACCGCGCTGCTCGCCGTGACCAAGACGGGAGCGACGTACGCGGTCCTCGACCCCGAGTTCCCCGACGAACGGCTCGGGCTGATCACCGACGAAGCCCGCCCGGTCGTGGTCCTCACGCACCGGCCGACCGGGGACCGGCTCACCGCCGTCGCCACACTCGATCTCGATTCCCTGGACCTCGACGGGCACTCCACGGCCAACCCCGTCCCGGGTGGGCATCCGGAGGACGGGGCGTCGATCATGTACACCTCCGGATCGACGGGCCGGCCCAAAGCCATCCTCACCCCCCACCGCGCACTGACCGGCACCGTACTCAACCAGGACTACGCCACCTTCGGACCCGGCCAGCGCTTCCTCCAGTGCTCACCCGTCTCCTGGGACGCCTTCTCACTCGAATTCTGGGGCGCACTCCTCCACGGAGCCACCTGCGTACTCCAACCAGGACAACGCCCCGAACCCACCCTCATCAACCAACTCGCCCACCAACACCGCATCACCATGCTCCAACTCTCCTCCAGCCTCTTCAACTACCTCACCGACGAACACCCCGACACCTTCACCCACACCCAACACGCCTCAACCGGCGGCGAACCCGCCTCACCCACCCACACCCACCACCTCCAGAAACAACACCCCCACCTCACCCTCACCAACGGATACGGCCCCGCCGAATCCATGGGCTACACCACCACCCACACCCTCCCCCAACCCACCACCCACACCCCCACCAACAACCCCGTCCCCATCGGCCGACCCATCACCAACAAACACACCTACCTCCTCGACACCCACCTCCAACCCGTCCCACCCGGCGTCACCGGCGAAATCTACCTCGCCGGCACCGGACTCGCCCACGGCTACCAACACCAACCCACCCTCACCGCAACCCACTTCATCCCCAACCCCTACGGACCCCCCGGCACCCGCCTCTACCGAACCGGCGACCTCGCCCACCACACACCCAACGGCCAACTCCACTACCACGGCCGCACCGACCACCAAATCAAAATCCGCGGCTTCCGCATCGAACCCACCGAAATACACAACGCCCTCCTCCAACACCCCCACATCACCCAAACCACCACCACAACCACCACCGACACCACCGGCAACACCCAACTCAACGCCTACGCCACCCTCCACCCCCAACACACCACCACCACACCAACCCAACTCCGCCACTGGCTACGCAACACACTCCCCGACCACCTCATCCCCACCCACATCACCATCCTCCCCAAACTCCCCCTCACCCCCAACGGCAAAATCGACCACAAAGCACTCCCCACACCCCACACCACCACCACCCAAGGACGACCACCCCGCACCCCCCAAGAAGAAATCCTCTGCACCCTCTACACCCAAACACTCAACCTCACCCACCCCACCACCATCGACGACAACTTCTTCGACCTCGGCGGACACTCCCTCCTCGCCGCCAAACTCACCACCCGCATCCGCACCACACTCCACACCAACCTCACCATCCGCGACATCTTCCAAAACCCCACCCCCGCCACCCTCACCCACCACATCACCACACTGACGGAAGCGGCTCCCCGGCAGCGCAAGCGCCCGGTCCTGCGACGCCGTACCGAGGCGGGCACCCCCCTCTGA
- a CDS encoding acyl carrier protein: METALERVREIVVYVLPEIRADITAGDRLEEDLGIDSLSLVEILVQVEKRFFLTLDDSEMIDVASVQDILDIIQRREAVAGV, encoded by the coding sequence ATGGAAACGGCACTGGAAAGAGTGCGGGAGATCGTCGTCTACGTCCTGCCGGAGATCCGGGCGGACATCACCGCCGGGGACCGGCTGGAGGAGGACCTGGGAATCGACTCCCTCTCGCTGGTCGAGATCCTCGTCCAGGTGGAGAAGCGCTTCTTCCTCACGCTCGACGACAGCGAGATGATCGACGTCGCGAGCGTTCAGGACATTCTGGACATCATCCAGCGCCGAGAGGCAGTGGCCGGCGTCTGA
- a CDS encoding beta-ketoacyl-ACP synthase III, protein MSPETHSAPGTRTAVITGIGASLPARVVKNEEVAERLGVTPDWIRERTGIEQRHLVDPEGATSDLAVEAGRRALDAAGNPPVDFLILATCTPDHTFPSTAPAVASRLGLGTIAAFDLNAACSGFVYGLSAGAGMLASGVYGTGLIIGADAISTIVDHDDRITAPIFGDGAGAVVVRAGTADEPGSLLAQTLGSDGDQLDILLTPAGGSRQRSALSEPDPGQSYLGMQGRLVYRHAIARMAEASLDVLAKTGWAVEDVDRLVAHQANRRILAATAKEIGLPEDRAVINVDRVANTSAASIPLALMDAMGSGELKAGDKVLLAAFGGGVTWAAATLIWPDLPPVAPADSI, encoded by the coding sequence ATGTCCCCGGAAACGCACAGTGCCCCAGGCACCAGGACCGCCGTCATCACGGGAATCGGCGCGTCCCTGCCCGCCCGCGTCGTGAAGAACGAGGAGGTGGCGGAGAGACTCGGTGTCACCCCTGACTGGATCAGGGAACGGACGGGGATCGAGCAGCGCCACCTCGTCGACCCCGAGGGCGCCACGTCGGACCTGGCCGTGGAGGCGGGACGGCGCGCGCTCGACGCGGCCGGGAACCCCCCGGTCGACTTCCTGATCCTGGCGACCTGCACGCCCGACCACACCTTCCCCTCCACCGCGCCCGCCGTCGCCTCCCGACTGGGACTCGGCACGATCGCCGCCTTCGACCTGAACGCCGCCTGTTCCGGCTTCGTGTACGGGTTGTCGGCCGGGGCGGGCATGCTGGCCTCCGGTGTCTACGGCACCGGCCTGATCATCGGCGCCGACGCCATCTCCACCATCGTGGACCACGACGACCGGATCACCGCCCCGATCTTCGGTGACGGCGCGGGAGCCGTGGTGGTCCGGGCCGGCACGGCCGACGAGCCCGGCAGTCTGCTGGCCCAGACGCTCGGGAGTGACGGCGATCAGCTGGACATCCTGCTGACACCGGCCGGTGGTTCGCGTCAGCGCTCGGCGCTCTCGGAGCCCGACCCGGGACAGAGCTATCTCGGCATGCAGGGGCGGCTCGTCTACCGGCACGCGATCGCCCGGATGGCCGAGGCCTCTCTCGACGTACTCGCGAAGACGGGCTGGGCGGTCGAGGACGTCGACCGGCTCGTCGCTCACCAGGCCAACCGCCGGATCCTCGCGGCGACCGCCAAGGAGATCGGTCTGCCCGAGGACCGGGCGGTCATCAATGTCGACCGGGTGGCCAACACCTCCGCCGCCTCGATCCCGCTCGCGCTCATGGACGCGATGGGCTCCGGGGAACTGAAGGCGGGCGACAAGGTCCTGCTGGCCGCGTTCGGCGGCGGCGTCACCTGGGCCGCGGCCACGCTGATCTGGCCGGACCTGCCTCCTGTCGCCCCCGCCGACAGCATCTGA
- a CDS encoding helix-turn-helix domain-containing protein, whose amino-acid sequence MSAKTVSAKAERDGESADDIGLFGRLVRGHRDRIGLTQRELADLSTISVRAIRDLEQGRATRPRHATVRLIADGLRLGPRARADLEAAARQGRYGWALKAGYDATPMVPPAALDVLMGRESEAAALTAELASGTERLVNVMGLSGVGKTRLALEVAARLHSGSGFPVLWAAFAGPPVAYRQQSGPEGLAALVAGCADALFGRPGARPPAAGTTDGTDRHADVTALAELVADRPALLVVDGALTDRPDTAELDRLLRDCPELRILVTSEGPYGVAGERTFLLGPLEAPDTTLEYTPDSLGRIPAVRLFLDQLRRTRPEYALTQDDVPAVADVCRRLDGLPSALRAAASWLVVYDLATLRQCLEDDLVSLLVHLSGDDEGARFQEALRRRVARLPADGRALLARLCDGERDRADGEFELADVASLTGRSLPECGRMVRDLLLSGTARPSYQLGRSRFQVFHLVRAFQPAAARVATVAGRK is encoded by the coding sequence ATGAGCGCCAAGACGGTGAGCGCCAAGGCGGAGAGAGACGGGGAATCGGCCGATGACATCGGTCTGTTCGGCAGGCTGGTACGCGGGCACCGCGACCGGATCGGCCTGACGCAGCGCGAGTTGGCGGACCTCTCGACCATCAGTGTGCGGGCCATCCGCGATCTGGAGCAGGGCAGGGCCACCCGGCCGCGGCACGCCACCGTACGTCTGATCGCCGACGGGCTGCGGCTGGGCCCGCGGGCCCGCGCCGATCTGGAGGCCGCCGCCCGCCAGGGGCGATACGGCTGGGCGCTGAAAGCGGGTTACGACGCCACGCCCATGGTGCCGCCGGCCGCGCTGGACGTCCTGATGGGCCGGGAGTCCGAGGCCGCCGCCCTCACCGCCGAACTCGCCTCCGGAACCGAGCGCCTGGTCAATGTGATGGGCCTGAGCGGAGTGGGCAAGACCCGGCTCGCGCTGGAGGTGGCCGCCCGGTTGCACAGCGGCAGCGGATTCCCCGTGCTGTGGGCGGCCTTCGCGGGTCCGCCCGTCGCGTACCGGCAGCAGAGCGGTCCCGAGGGTCTCGCCGCACTGGTCGCGGGATGTGCCGACGCGCTGTTCGGTCGGCCCGGAGCGCGGCCCCCCGCCGCGGGCACCACCGACGGGACGGACCGGCACGCCGATGTCACGGCGCTCGCCGAACTCGTGGCGGACCGGCCCGCGCTGCTGGTGGTGGACGGCGCGCTCACCGACCGCCCGGACACCGCCGAGCTCGACCGGCTGCTGCGCGACTGCCCGGAGCTCCGGATCCTGGTGACCTCGGAGGGCCCGTACGGGGTCGCCGGTGAACGCACCTTCCTGCTGGGCCCGTTGGAGGCTCCGGACACCACGCTGGAGTACACCCCCGACTCGCTGGGGCGGATACCGGCCGTACGTCTCTTCCTGGACCAACTGCGGCGCACCAGGCCGGAGTACGCGCTGACGCAGGACGACGTGCCGGCGGTCGCCGATGTCTGCCGCAGGCTCGACGGTCTGCCCTCCGCGCTGCGGGCGGCCGCCTCCTGGCTGGTCGTCTACGACCTGGCGACCCTGCGGCAGTGCCTGGAGGACGACCTGGTGAGCCTGCTGGTCCATCTGTCGGGGGACGACGAAGGGGCCAGGTTCCAGGAGGCGTTGCGGCGCCGGGTCGCCCGGCTGCCGGCCGACGGCAGGGCGCTGCTCGCCCGGCTCTGCGACGGGGAACGGGACCGCGCGGACGGCGAGTTCGAGCTCGCCGACGTCGCCTCGCTGACCGGGCGGAGCCTGCCGGAGTGCGGCCGTATGGTGCGCGATCTGCTGTTGAGCGGTACGGCCCGCCCCAGCTACCAGCTCGGCCGCTCCCGGTTCCAGGTGTTCCACCTGGTACGCGCCTTCCAGCCGGCCGCCGCACGGGTGGCGACGGTCGCGGGCCGCAAGTGA